In bacterium, a genomic segment contains:
- a CDS encoding DUF2726 domain-containing protein: protein MTELLVLVVIVVVAVVLLVAAKAKSGAGSEEGPWPFYAKKPLSVPEQILYSRLSKSLPEHIVLAQVGLSRLLGVKKGNNSQAWQNRINRMSSDFVVCSRDSSIVAVIELDDASHEREDRKVADAKKEKALGAAGIRIIRWQAKSLPDEAAIKATFHAQQRAPADTPVSASLRQGRG, encoded by the coding sequence ATGACGGAGCTTCTTGTTCTGGTCGTTATTGTCGTAGTTGCAGTGGTGCTCCTCGTTGCTGCAAAGGCAAAGTCCGGGGCTGGCTCGGAAGAAGGCCCGTGGCCCTTCTATGCAAAGAAACCTCTATCTGTACCAGAGCAGATCCTCTATTCTCGTTTGAGCAAGTCACTTCCCGAGCACATCGTTTTGGCCCAGGTCGGTTTGTCGCGCTTGCTCGGCGTTAAGAAAGGCAATAACTCTCAGGCGTGGCAGAATCGCATCAATCGCATGAGCTCCGATTTCGTCGTTTGCTCTAGAGACTCAAGCATTGTCGCTGTTATCGAACTTGATGATGCCTCCCATGAGCGAGAAGATCGGAAAGTTGCAGACGCAAAGAAAGAGAAGGCACTGGGTGCTGCAGGTATTCGTATCATTCGCTGGCAGGCGAAGTCGCTACCGGACGAGGCTGCTATCAAGGCAACTTTTCATGCCCAACAGCGCGCTCCAGCCGACACCCCTGTCTCCGCTTCGCTCCGGCAGGGCCGCGGCTGA
- a CDS encoding ATP-binding protein yields MIQRPRWLAEIRAALKRSRVTALVGPRQAGKTTLAREIVPPDSPAYFDLEDPTSLARLAEPMTALAPLRGVVVIDEIQRRPDLFPILRVLADRRPLPARFLILGSASPDLLRQSSETLAGRIETVILSGFSANELGGGAATLRRLWRRGGFPPAYLARSDQASYVWRQQFILTYLERDLPQLGITIPAATLLRFWTMLAHYHGGVWNAAEAARSLGVTEPTARRYLDILTGLFMVRQLQPWHENLKKRQVKSPKVFLRDSGLLHALLGLASEREILSHPKVGASWEGFAIEETLRAVRPEAAHFWATHTGAELDLLLFLGGRRYGVEVKFQDAPRLTPSMRIALKDLDLTRLTVLYPGDRRYPLERRVDVVPLAELATRGADALIAGPSQPTRMK; encoded by the coding sequence ATGATCCAGCGCCCCCGCTGGCTAGCCGAGATCCGCGCGGCCCTGAAACGGAGTCGGGTCACCGCCCTCGTGGGCCCCCGCCAGGCCGGCAAGACGACGCTTGCCCGCGAGATCGTGCCTCCGGACTCGCCGGCCTACTTCGACCTCGAAGACCCCACGAGTCTTGCGCGGCTGGCCGAGCCGATGACGGCCCTGGCGCCCCTCCGGGGGGTCGTGGTGATAGACGAGATCCAGCGCCGGCCCGACCTGTTCCCGATCCTTCGGGTCCTGGCCGACCGGCGTCCCCTCCCGGCGCGTTTCCTGATCCTGGGGAGCGCGAGCCCTGACCTGCTCCGCCAGTCGTCGGAGACTCTCGCGGGTCGGATCGAGACCGTCATCCTGAGCGGCTTCAGCGCGAACGAGCTGGGCGGTGGTGCCGCGACGCTCCGTCGGCTCTGGCGGCGCGGAGGCTTCCCGCCCGCCTACCTGGCACGTTCAGACCAGGCCAGCTACGTCTGGCGCCAGCAGTTCATCCTGACGTATCTCGAACGCGATCTGCCGCAGCTCGGCATCACCATCCCTGCCGCAACCCTGCTCCGGTTCTGGACGATGCTGGCGCACTACCACGGCGGCGTCTGGAACGCGGCCGAGGCGGCCCGATCCCTCGGTGTCACCGAGCCCACGGCGCGCCGTTACCTGGACATCCTCACGGGTCTGTTCATGGTGCGGCAGCTCCAACCTTGGCACGAGAACCTCAAGAAGCGCCAGGTCAAGTCGCCGAAGGTCTTCCTGCGCGACAGCGGCCTCTTGCACGCGCTCCTGGGACTCGCCTCCGAGCGGGAGATCCTGTCGCATCCGAAGGTCGGCGCCTCGTGGGAAGGCTTTGCCATCGAGGAGACCCTACGGGCGGTGCGGCCCGAGGCGGCCCACTTCTGGGCGACGCACACCGGCGCGGAGCTGGACCTACTGCTCTTCTTGGGCGGTCGCCGCTACGGCGTGGAGGTGAAGTTTCAGGACGCGCCGCGGCTTACGCCCTCGATGCGCATCGCACTCAAGGATCTCGACCTGACGCGCCTCACCGTGCTCTACCCCGGCGATCGGCGCTACCCGCTCGAGCGGCGCGTGGACGTGGTGCCGCTCGCGGAGCTCGCGACGCGTGGGGCCGACGCGCTGATCGCCGGCCCGAGCCAACCAACGCGGATGAAGTAG
- a CDS encoding type II toxin-antitoxin system HicA family toxin, which translates to MTKVPSLNYDQVVQALRRDGWGVVRQRGTRIGLQKHTADEMLKLVVPAHRPIKRSTLSHILKHARLTVEQFERLL; encoded by the coding sequence ATGACGAAGGTCCCGAGCCTGAACTACGATCAGGTGGTTCAGGCACTTCGTCGGGACGGCTGGGGCGTCGTACGCCAGCGCGGCACCCGCATTGGGCTCCAGAAGCACACGGCCGACGAGATGCTCAAGCTCGTGGTGCCAGCCCACCGCCCAATCAAGAGGTCCACGCTTTCGCACATTCTGAAACACGCACGGCTCACGGTCGAGCAGTTCGAACGATTGCTGTGA
- a CDS encoding type II toxin-antitoxin system HicB family antitoxin, with product MKLRVVLEPSDEGGFTAIVPALPGCISEGGTRAEALANIEEAIRLYLEPAADAALSPGAEVVEIAV from the coding sequence ATGAAACTACGCGTGGTTCTAGAGCCGAGTGACGAGGGCGGATTCACGGCGATCGTACCCGCCCTTCCTGGGTGCATTAGTGAGGGGGGCACGCGCGCAGAGGCGCTTGCCAACATCGAAGAAGCCATTCGGCTGTATCTCGAACCCGCCGCCGATGCAGCCCTTTCACCGGGCGCCGAGGTCGTTGAGATCGCAGTATGA
- a CDS encoding type II toxin-antitoxin system Phd/YefM family antitoxin, with amino-acid sequence MKIAPLADVKAKLSAYVDTSEKEGPVIITRNGRAVAVLIAPKDEDDLETLVLARSPRFLARIERARRSIRQGKGLTEAEFWKAVEDRQGSARKGK; translated from the coding sequence ATGAAGATCGCCCCACTTGCCGATGTCAAGGCCAAGCTCAGTGCGTACGTTGACACCTCTGAGAAAGAGGGTCCGGTCATCATCACTCGTAATGGAAGGGCAGTAGCCGTTCTGATTGCCCCCAAAGACGAGGATGACCTGGAGACTCTTGTTCTTGCCCGTTCTCCCCGCTTCCTAGCCAGGATCGAGAGGGCTCGACGCAGCATCCGTCAGGGTAAGGGCCTGACCGAGGCCGAATTCTGGAAGGCTGTCGAGGATCGCCAAGGATCGGCTAGGAAGGGCAAGTAG
- a CDS encoding transglutaminase-like domain-containing protein produces the protein MKAERRLSNFGHPVVEKKAAELTLGKHTPMEKIEAIFYFVRDGIRFGFPPKWDEVKASEVIGYGLGYCNTKATLFLALSQACGVPARVHFGLIDIRIMRGILPSFVFPFMPKAGGHSWIEVQLEGQWKPIDSYINDQAFYERALNRLKAGGAAIGCSVSFVDGKSSCEFNFGEKGFVHMGAVVEDHGVWEDPAEYFASDKYLRFNAAQSMAYPLLAKLANRNIERIRASAALAADSDPTAS, from the coding sequence ATGAAGGCCGAGAGGCGCTTGTCGAACTTCGGTCACCCGGTTGTCGAGAAGAAAGCGGCTGAGCTGACGCTCGGAAAGCACACCCCCATGGAGAAGATCGAGGCCATCTTCTACTTCGTTCGCGACGGGATCAGGTTTGGATTCCCGCCCAAGTGGGATGAGGTCAAAGCCTCCGAAGTCATCGGCTACGGCCTGGGTTATTGCAACACAAAGGCCACCCTCTTCCTGGCGCTCAGTCAAGCTTGCGGCGTGCCGGCGCGTGTGCACTTCGGCCTCATCGACATCAGGATCATGCGGGGGATACTCCCGTCATTTGTTTTTCCGTTCATGCCGAAGGCCGGCGGACACTCGTGGATCGAAGTACAACTGGAGGGTCAATGGAAACCCATCGACTCCTACATCAATGACCAGGCGTTCTACGAACGAGCGCTCAATCGGCTGAAGGCGGGTGGAGCCGCGATCGGCTGCTCGGTTTCCTTTGTCGACGGGAAGTCCAGTTGCGAGTTCAACTTCGGCGAGAAGGGCTTTGTCCATATGGGCGCGGTCGTGGAAGATCACGGCGTCTGGGAGGATCCGGCGGAGTACTTTGCATCGGATAAGTACCTCCGGTTCAATGCGGCTCAATCGATGGCTTATCCCCTCCTTGCCAAATTGGCGAATCGCAACATTGAGCGGATTCGCGCGAGCGCGGCGTTGGCGGCAGATTCCGACCCCACAGCTTCTTGA
- a CDS encoding CopG family transcriptional regulator: protein MSDMVARSTVYFEPDLHRALRLKAAHTRRSVSELVNEAVRQALQEDQEDLAAFEERAGEPMLSYEQLLKDLKKHGKI, encoded by the coding sequence ATGAGCGACATGGTAGCTCGTTCAACTGTCTACTTCGAGCCGGACCTACATCGAGCTCTGCGGTTGAAGGCTGCGCACACCCGACGCTCCGTATCCGAGCTTGTGAACGAGGCGGTCCGGCAGGCTCTCCAGGAAGACCAGGAGGATCTGGCCGCATTCGAGGAAAGGGCTGGCGAACCGATGCTCAGCTATGAGCAGCTCCTCAAGGACCTCAAGAAGCATGGGAAGATATAG
- a CDS encoding acetamidase/formamidase family protein: protein MSTHVLPPERVHYKWNKDLPPALEVDPGDIVTCRTKDVTDGQVTPGCDASVLASINFDRIYPLAGPISVRGATPGDALEVEILDLRPLDWGWTGIIPTLGLLAEDFPGPYIRHWDLSDGHTTRMRDDLIIPLQPFCGVMGVAPAEPGEHFVLPPGPFGGNMDIRHLNRGTRLLLPVQVPGALFSAGDCHAAQGDGEVCVTGIECPMEFTLRFGVRRGLTIPAPQFQTPGPLTPRHDALGYYATTGVGPDLMQCAKDAVRAMIVHLGRTYGLSPEDAYVLCSVAVDLKISEVVDAPNWIVSAYLPLSIFKGR, encoded by the coding sequence ATGAGCACGCACGTCCTTCCGCCCGAGAGGGTCCACTACAAGTGGAACAAAGACCTCCCACCCGCCCTGGAGGTCGACCCCGGGGACATCGTCACCTGCCGCACCAAGGACGTAACCGATGGCCAGGTGACGCCGGGATGCGATGCGTCGGTCCTGGCCTCCATCAACTTTGATCGGATCTATCCCCTGGCCGGGCCGATCTCCGTCCGTGGGGCGACGCCGGGCGACGCGCTGGAGGTCGAGATCCTCGACCTGCGACCGCTGGACTGGGGCTGGACGGGCATCATCCCCACCCTGGGCCTGCTGGCGGAGGACTTCCCCGGCCCCTACATCCGCCACTGGGATCTGTCCGACGGGCATACGACGCGGATGCGCGACGATCTCATCATCCCGCTGCAGCCCTTCTGCGGGGTGATGGGCGTGGCGCCGGCTGAGCCCGGCGAGCACTTCGTCCTGCCGCCCGGACCGTTCGGGGGCAACATGGACATCCGCCACCTCAACAGGGGGACGCGGCTGCTGCTGCCGGTGCAGGTCCCTGGCGCCCTGTTCTCGGCCGGCGACTGCCACGCGGCGCAGGGCGACGGCGAGGTCTGCGTGACCGGCATCGAGTGTCCGATGGAGTTCACGCTGCGCTTCGGCGTGCGCAGAGGGCTGACCATCCCCGCCCCGCAGTTCCAGACGCCCGGCCCACTCACGCCCCGGCACGACGCGCTGGGGTATTACGCGACGACGGGCGTGGGGCCCGATCTGATGCAGTGCGCGAAGGACGCGGTGCGGGCGATGATCGTCCACCTGGGGCGCACCTACGGGCTTTCGCCCGAGGACGCCTACGTGCTGTGCAGCGTGGCGGTGGACCTGAAGATCAGCGAGGTGGTGGACGCGCCGAACTGGATCGTGTCGGCATACCTGCCGCTGTCGATCTTCAAGGGGAGGTGA
- a CDS encoding NAD(P)-dependent alcohol dehydrogenase, producing MGQPLEPFTYEPPKLGEHDVRVSVTHCGVCHTDIHAIDDYYGITTFPFVPGHEIVGYVSAVGRAASGLKEGDRVGIGWQGRSCMQCEWCLQGEEHLCRDIVPSGTWVPYGGFSSSVLVDSRFAYPLPDAMPSAVAAVLMCAGITVYSPLRSYAAQPAQRIGIIGVGGLGHLALQLARALGYEVTAISSSPEKKEQALAFGADHFIVSDDQTGLRQALFGFDLLLCTAHGKINWEALLNTLKKNGRLVLLGFPDVALNSTDLVAHQLSITGSFIGNRATMREMLSFAQVHGITPAVELMPMSQVNEAIRRVSENKARYRIVLVNDTASTGA from the coding sequence GTGGGACAGCCGCTCGAGCCATTCACCTACGAGCCACCCAAACTGGGGGAGCATGATGTCCGCGTCTCGGTCACCCACTGCGGTGTGTGCCATACCGACATCCACGCCATCGACGATTACTACGGGATAACCACCTTTCCCTTTGTCCCCGGTCACGAGATCGTCGGGTACGTGTCGGCTGTGGGCCGCGCGGCATCCGGCCTGAAGGAAGGGGACCGGGTCGGCATCGGGTGGCAGGGCCGTTCTTGCATGCAATGTGAGTGGTGCTTGCAGGGCGAAGAACACCTCTGCCGAGACATTGTCCCATCGGGAACGTGGGTCCCCTATGGCGGTTTCTCGTCCTCTGTCCTTGTGGATAGCCGCTTCGCCTACCCGCTGCCTGACGCCATGCCCTCCGCGGTGGCCGCGGTGCTCATGTGCGCCGGGATCACGGTTTACTCCCCGCTCCGATCGTACGCCGCCCAACCCGCGCAGAGAATCGGCATCATCGGCGTGGGGGGGCTGGGCCATCTCGCATTACAGCTTGCCCGCGCCCTTGGCTACGAAGTCACCGCCATTTCCTCCTCTCCAGAGAAGAAGGAGCAGGCGCTTGCCTTCGGCGCAGACCACTTCATCGTTTCGGACGACCAGACCGGCTTGCGCCAGGCTCTGTTCGGCTTCGACCTGCTGCTATGCACCGCCCACGGCAAGATCAACTGGGAGGCGCTGCTGAACACCTTGAAGAAAAACGGGAGGCTGGTCCTTCTCGGCTTCCCAGACGTGGCGCTCAATTCGACCGACCTCGTGGCGCACCAGCTGTCGATCACCGGGTCCTTTATCGGCAATCGGGCCACGATGCGGGAGATGCTCTCCTTCGCGCAGGTGCATGGCATCACACCCGCGGTCGAACTGATGCCCATGTCGCAGGTAAACGAGGCAATTCGGAGGGTAAGCGAGAACAAGGCACGCTACCGAATCGTCCTGGTCAACGACACGGCCAGCACAGGAGCCTAG
- a CDS encoding type I restriction endonuclease, producing MTGRVSERSFEEAIECGLLQHGPDACAGDASAVRETAAPYGDTVPGGYRKRSPEDYDRALCLIPRDVVDFILATQPKEWGKLKQHHGAAVTEQFLKRLAGEIERRGALDVLRQGIKDSGCKFRLAYFRPASGLNEETRRLHAANLFAVVRQIRYSEKNDKNLDLALFLNGIPIFTAELKNPLTGQDVEDAIRQYKTDRDPREPFFAYGRCLAHFAVDPDLVYVTTHLAGPNTRFLPFNQGKFGGAGNPPVPPTRSGYATAYLWEEAWARDSVLDLIRQFIHEVEEEDEKGRKTGKRFLIFPRYQQLDAVRRLVTHARAHGTGQRYLIQHSAGSGKSFTIAWLAHQLATLHDAGDRRVFDSIVVITDRRVLDRQLQTTMRQFEQTLGVVENIDTTSRQLKEALESGKTIIVTTLQKFPVIAKEIGELPGHRFAVIVDEAHSSQSGESTKSLKSVLAAGSLEEAEREEAGAETPEEELESTILAEMEKRGRLPNLSMFAFTATPKPKTLELFGTPRADGKFEAFHLYRMRQAIEEGFILDVLANYTTYKAYWRLLKTIEDDPRYDKSKAEYLLKLFVELHPHAIQEKLRIMVEHFAAQAQNEIGGKAKAMIVTRSRRHAVRYKLAVDRYLKEKGYPFKALVAFSGSVQDGGESYTEAGMNSAGKKERIGERQTAKEFEKPEYRFLIVANKFQTGFDQPLLHTMYVDKKLGGVNAVQTLSRLNRIHDDPKKRGTIVLDFANEADEIRVAFEPYYETTLLSEATDPNLLYEIQSRLLAFPVYTEADVNGFARVYFDRKATQDQLYAALAPVVDHFRELSEGEQHDFRGQLTDYVRLYAFLAQVLTFTDADLEKLYVFARHLRRLLPADRAELPREVQQNIDMESYRIQQTGSGKIALERKTGLLDPVGTKGPHGTAPEQIELLSRIIAELNERFGLNLGPEHRVTLGQMMDRLDADAALDASARVNTRENVRLTFDQKVEHVIQEIVDSNFDLYKRITDDRAFGEAIKNFLFDQYLRAHRQAEELIKRGESKTLEFKATLRWNLREDRQDDETITRAVLKTIAAFLNTEGGDLLIGVADGGSIVGIEIDRLETDDQFMRHLAQVVRNGLGDRASTCIDQKTQIVQGKTVCLASCQRSPEPVFLKWKGMETSPDGDFYVRSGPGSVRLTPESAAEFIRTRFPAVPKPPGA from the coding sequence ATGACCGGGCGCGTGTCCGAGCGCAGCTTCGAGGAAGCCATCGAGTGCGGGCTGCTCCAGCACGGCCCCGACGCCTGCGCCGGCGACGCGAGCGCCGTGCGCGAAACGGCGGCGCCCTACGGCGACACCGTGCCGGGCGGCTACCGGAAGCGCTCGCCCGAAGACTACGACCGGGCGCTCTGCCTCATCCCGCGCGACGTGGTGGACTTCATCCTCGCCACGCAGCCCAAGGAGTGGGGAAAGCTCAAGCAGCACCACGGCGCGGCGGTGACGGAGCAGTTCCTGAAGCGCCTCGCGGGCGAGATCGAGCGGCGCGGCGCGCTCGACGTGCTCCGCCAGGGCATCAAGGACTCGGGCTGCAAGTTCCGGCTGGCCTATTTCCGGCCTGCGAGCGGGCTCAACGAGGAGACCCGGCGCCTCCACGCGGCGAACCTCTTCGCCGTGGTGCGCCAGATCCGCTACAGCGAGAAGAACGATAAGAACCTCGACCTCGCGCTTTTCCTGAACGGCATCCCGATCTTCACGGCCGAGTTGAAGAACCCGCTGACCGGACAGGATGTCGAGGATGCGATTCGGCAGTACAAGACCGACCGCGACCCGCGTGAGCCGTTCTTCGCTTACGGTCGCTGCCTCGCGCACTTCGCGGTGGACCCGGACCTGGTCTATGTCACGACCCATCTCGCGGGGCCGAACACGCGTTTTCTGCCCTTCAACCAGGGGAAGTTCGGTGGAGCCGGGAACCCGCCGGTGCCTCCCACCCGGAGCGGCTACGCTACCGCCTACCTGTGGGAGGAGGCCTGGGCCCGCGACAGCGTGCTCGACCTCATCCGCCAGTTCATCCACGAGGTGGAGGAGGAGGACGAGAAGGGGCGCAAGACCGGCAAGCGCTTCCTGATCTTCCCGCGCTACCAGCAGCTCGATGCCGTCCGCCGGCTGGTGACGCACGCACGCGCGCACGGGACGGGCCAGCGATACCTGATCCAGCACTCGGCGGGGAGCGGGAAGAGCTTCACGATCGCCTGGCTCGCCCACCAGCTCGCCACTCTCCACGACGCGGGCGACCGGCGGGTGTTCGACTCGATAGTGGTGATCACCGACCGGCGCGTGCTCGACCGGCAGCTCCAGACCACCATGCGCCAGTTCGAGCAGACGCTCGGCGTGGTCGAGAACATCGACACCACCTCGCGCCAGCTCAAGGAGGCCCTCGAGTCGGGGAAGACGATCATCGTCACCACGCTGCAGAAGTTTCCGGTGATCGCCAAGGAGATCGGCGAACTCCCGGGACATCGCTTCGCCGTGATCGTGGACGAGGCGCACTCCTCGCAGTCCGGCGAGAGCACGAAGAGCCTCAAGTCGGTACTGGCCGCGGGGAGCTTGGAGGAGGCCGAGCGGGAGGAGGCGGGGGCGGAGACCCCCGAGGAGGAGCTGGAGAGCACGATCCTGGCCGAGATGGAGAAGCGCGGGCGGCTGCCCAACCTCTCGATGTTCGCCTTCACCGCCACGCCCAAGCCCAAGACGCTGGAGCTCTTCGGGACGCCGCGCGCGGACGGGAAGTTCGAGGCCTTCCACCTCTACCGCATGCGCCAGGCGATCGAGGAGGGGTTCATCCTCGACGTCCTCGCCAACTACACCACCTACAAGGCGTACTGGCGGCTGCTCAAGACGATCGAGGACGACCCGCGCTACGACAAGAGCAAGGCCGAGTACCTGCTCAAATTGTTCGTCGAGCTCCACCCGCACGCAATCCAGGAGAAGCTGCGGATCATGGTGGAGCATTTCGCCGCGCAGGCGCAGAACGAGATCGGAGGCAAGGCCAAGGCGATGATCGTGACCCGGTCGCGCCGCCATGCCGTGCGCTACAAGCTGGCGGTGGACCGCTATCTGAAGGAGAAGGGCTATCCGTTCAAGGCGCTCGTCGCCTTCTCGGGGAGCGTCCAGGATGGAGGCGAGTCCTACACCGAGGCGGGGATGAACTCTGCTGGGAAGAAGGAGAGAATCGGCGAACGCCAGACGGCCAAGGAATTCGAGAAGCCGGAGTACCGGTTCCTCATCGTGGCCAACAAGTTCCAGACCGGGTTCGACCAGCCGCTGCTGCACACGATGTACGTGGACAAGAAGCTCGGCGGCGTGAACGCGGTGCAAACCCTGTCGCGCCTCAACCGCATTCATGACGATCCCAAGAAGCGCGGCACGATAGTGCTCGACTTCGCCAACGAGGCCGACGAGATCCGGGTGGCCTTCGAGCCATACTACGAGACGACGCTACTTTCCGAGGCGACCGATCCGAACCTGCTCTACGAGATCCAGAGCCGGCTCCTGGCCTTTCCCGTCTACACCGAGGCCGACGTGAACGGCTTCGCGAGGGTCTACTTCGACCGCAAGGCCACCCAGGACCAGCTCTACGCGGCCCTCGCCCCGGTGGTGGACCACTTCCGCGAGCTGTCCGAAGGGGAGCAGCACGACTTTCGCGGGCAGCTCACCGACTACGTGCGCCTCTATGCGTTCCTGGCGCAAGTGCTGACCTTTACCGACGCGGACCTCGAGAAGCTCTACGTCTTCGCGCGCCACCTGCGGCGGCTGCTTCCCGCGGACCGGGCCGAGCTGCCCCGCGAGGTGCAGCAGAACATCGACATGGAGTCCTACCGCATCCAGCAGACTGGGAGCGGCAAGATCGCGCTCGAACGCAAGACCGGCCTGCTCGACCCTGTGGGCACGAAGGGCCCTCACGGGACGGCCCCGGAGCAGATTGAGCTCCTCTCCCGGATCATCGCCGAGCTGAACGAGCGCTTCGGGCTCAACCTCGGGCCCGAGCACCGCGTCACCCTCGGCCAGATGATGGACAGGCTCGACGCCGACGCGGCCCTCGACGCCAGCGCCCGGGTCAACACGCGCGAGAACGTGCGCCTCACCTTCGACCAGAAGGTTGAGCACGTGATCCAGGAGATCGTCGACTCGAACTTCGACCTCTACAAGCGCATCACCGACGACCGGGCGTTCGGCGAGGCGATCAAGAACTTCCTATTTGACCAGTACCTGCGCGCGCATCGCCAGGCCGAGGAGCTGATCAAGCGGGGCGAGTCGAAGACGCTGGAGTTCAAGGCCACGCTGCGCTGGAACCTCCGCGAGGATCGGCAGGACGACGAGACCATCACGCGCGCCGTCCTCAAGACCATCGCCGCGTTCCTCAACACCGAGGGCGGCGACCTCCTGATCGGCGTCGCGGACGGCGGATCCATCGTCGGCATCGAGATAGATCGCCTCGAGACCGACGACCAGTTCATGCGTCATCTTGCCCAGGTGGTCCGCAACGGCCTCGGCGACCGGGCGAGCACCTGCATCGACCAGAAGACCCAGATTGTTCAGGGGAAGACCGTTTGTCTCGCGAGCTGCCAGCGCAGTCCCGAGCCGGTGTTTCTCAAGTGGAAGGGGATGGAAACGAGCCCGGACGGTGACTTCTACGTCCGCAGCGGTCCGGGGAGCGTGCGGCTGACTCCGGAGAGCGCTGCGGAGTTCATCCGGACTAGGTTTCCCGCTGTTCCGAAGCCGCCTGGTGCATGA
- a CDS encoding Fic family protein, whose protein sequence is MSFAPRFTISHPITAALTRIERARGFLEAAKLSEEWIRRMGERALVLEAHHTTHIEGTRLTLEQAERLWAGERVPEADPDDVRELLNYRGAFEFVSQYLGSGGPISEGLIREIHKRLVEGVRGGAAAPGEYRRVQNYVVNSATKEVVYTPPPAHDVPILMQELVAWLNEEREVHPVLASGVAQFQLAHIHPFLDGNGRASRLLSTLCLYRAGYDFKRLFTISEYYDRDRPAFYRAIQSVRERDMDLTGWLEYFTEGLATQLSEVQARGERAIRGDVLAREHGLSERQALALGHVLEHGRLTIQEYQALCPRANRRTLQRDLKAMVGKGLLAERGTGPTDPTRHYRLAEAILGPGKKL, encoded by the coding sequence ATGAGCTTTGCCCCCCGCTTCACCATCTCGCACCCGATCACCGCGGCGCTGACGCGGATCGAACGGGCGCGCGGGTTCCTCGAGGCGGCCAAGCTCTCGGAGGAGTGGATTCGCCGGATGGGCGAGCGGGCGCTCGTCCTCGAGGCGCACCACACAACGCATATCGAGGGGACGCGGCTCACGCTCGAGCAGGCCGAGCGCCTGTGGGCCGGCGAGCGGGTTCCGGAGGCCGACCCGGACGACGTCCGGGAGCTTCTCAACTACCGCGGAGCCTTCGAATTCGTGTCGCAGTATCTCGGCAGCGGCGGGCCGATCAGCGAGGGGCTCATCCGCGAGATCCACAAGCGGCTCGTCGAGGGCGTGCGCGGAGGCGCGGCCGCCCCGGGCGAGTACCGCCGCGTGCAGAACTACGTCGTCAACTCGGCCACGAAGGAGGTCGTCTACACGCCGCCTCCGGCCCACGACGTGCCGATCCTCATGCAGGAGCTCGTGGCGTGGCTGAACGAGGAGCGGGAAGTGCATCCCGTGCTCGCAAGCGGCGTCGCCCAGTTCCAGCTCGCCCACATCCACCCGTTCCTGGACGGCAACGGCCGCGCCTCGCGCCTGCTCTCGACGCTCTGCCTCTACCGGGCGGGCTACGACTTCAAGCGGCTCTTCACGATCAGCGAGTACTACGACCGCGACCGGCCGGCCTTCTACCGGGCCATCCAGAGCGTGCGCGAGCGGGACATGGACCTGACCGGGTGGCTCGAGTACTTCACCGAGGGGCTCGCCACCCAGCTCAGCGAGGTGCAGGCGCGCGGCGAGCGGGCCATCCGAGGGGATGTGCTGGCGCGCGAGCACGGCCTCTCGGAGCGGCAGGCGCTCGCCCTCGGCCACGTGCTCGAACACGGCCGGCTCACGATCCAGGAGTACCAGGCCCTCTGCCCCAGGGCGAACCGGCGGACGCTCCAGCGGGACCTCAAAGCGATGGTGGGCAAGGGTTTGCTCGCGGAGCGGGGCACGGGACCGACGGACCCAACTCGACACTACCGGCTCGCGGAGGCGATCCTGGGACCGGGGAAGAAGCTGTGA
- a CDS encoding type II toxin-antitoxin system RelE/ParE family toxin translates to MGRYRVVFRRSVAKDLRVCPNRDVRRILATIVALSEEPRAAGSEKLSGQEKYRVRQGDYRIIYEIHDEVVVVVVVKVGHRREVHRGSLARDRWA, encoded by the coding sequence ATGGGAAGATATAGGGTTGTCTTCCGAAGGTCCGTCGCCAAAGATCTGCGGGTATGCCCTAACCGCGACGTTCGGAGGATTCTCGCGACGATCGTTGCGTTGTCTGAAGAACCGCGGGCTGCGGGATCTGAGAAGCTCTCGGGGCAGGAGAAGTACCGGGTTCGTCAAGGAGATTATCGCATCATCTACGAGATTCATGACGAGGTAGTCGTCGTCGTAGTGGTGAAGGTTGGTCATCGACGAGAGGTACACCGGGGCAGCTTAGCTCGAGACCGCTGGGCTTGA